In the Candidatus Woesearchaeota archaeon genome, one interval contains:
- a CDS encoding 50S ribosomal protein L18 codes for MKKAQNTRSVPFRRKREGRTDYKKRLAMLKSGKARLVVRKTLKNIYAQIIKYDAKGDIIIASACSEQLRKLGWKMNASNVSAAYLVGYMVGKNAQEKKVSEAILDLGLQTTFGKSKLYAVLKGAVDAGLKVPYSDKVLPSQDRIEGKHIEIYANLLKEDKVKYEKQFSKYLKQNVKPEEASKHFEEIKKKL; via the coding sequence ATGAAAAAAGCACAAAACACTCGATCAGTCCCCTTTCGTAGAAAAAGGGAAGGAAGAACCGACTATAAGAAAAGATTAGCTATGCTAAAAAGTGGTAAGGCTAGACTTGTAGTTAGAAAAACACTAAAAAATATTTATGCTCAAATTATTAAATATGATGCTAAAGGTGATATTATTATTGCAAGTGCATGTTCTGAACAATTAAGAAAACTTGGTTGGAAAATGAATGCGTCTAATGTATCTGCAGCTTATTTAGTTGGGTATATGGTCGGTAAAAATGCACAAGAAAAAAAAGTATCTGAAGCAATTCTTGATTTAGGTTTACAAACTACTTTTGGAAAATCAAAATTATACGCAGTATTAAAAGGTGCGGTAGATGCAGGATTAAAGGTTCCATATTCTGATAAAGTATTACCGTCTCAAGATCGAATTGAAGGAAAACATATTGAAATTTATGCTAATTTATTAAAAGAAGATAAAGTAAAATATGAAAAACAATTTTCAAAATATTTAAAACAAAATGTTAAACCTGAAGAAGCTTCAAAACATTTTGAAGAAATTAAAAAGAAATTATGA
- a CDS encoding 30S ribosomal protein S5 translates to MAKQDKTKTETKKDAPEVKTEVAEAPVAEAIPVVEGEAVSLATEADGKVKEEPGEEKPRFVSNFDSDSWSPKTELGKSVKDGSITDINQVLDIGKKILEHQIIDILVPTLESDLLLIGQSKGKFGGGQRRAFKQTQKKTREGNKPSFSTMAVVGDHNGHVGVGFGKSRETVPAREKAFRKAKLAIVKIRRGCGSWQCNCNDAHSIPFKVEGKCGSVIVVLMPAPKGTGLCAGGEIAKILKLAGIEDVWSKTFGKTTSRINTIKATHAALQQLMKTKVKEGHYAKLNIAE, encoded by the coding sequence ATGGCAAAACAAGACAAAACAAAAACTGAAACAAAAAAAGACGCGCCTGAAGTAAAAACAGAAGTAGCAGAAGCACCAGTAGCAGAAGCAATTCCGGTAGTTGAAGGTGAAGCAGTTTCTTTAGCGACTGAAGCTGATGGAAAAGTTAAAGAAGAACCTGGTGAAGAAAAACCTCGATTTGTTTCAAACTTTGATTCTGACTCTTGGAGTCCAAAAACCGAACTTGGTAAATCAGTTAAAGATGGAAGCATCACGGATATTAATCAAGTATTAGATATTGGGAAAAAAATATTAGAACATCAAATTATTGACATATTAGTTCCAACATTAGAATCAGATTTATTATTAATAGGACAATCAAAAGGTAAGTTTGGAGGCGGTCAACGACGAGCATTCAAACAAACCCAGAAAAAAACAAGAGAAGGGAATAAACCAAGTTTTTCAACAATGGCAGTAGTTGGAGATCACAACGGTCATGTTGGAGTAGGATTTGGGAAAAGTAGAGAAACTGTTCCTGCAAGAGAAAAAGCATTTAGAAAAGCAAAACTTGCAATTGTTAAAATTAGAAGAGGCTGTGGAAGTTGGCAATGTAATTGTAACGACGCACACAGTATTCCATTTAAAGTTGAAGGAAAATGTGGATCCGTAATTGTAGTGCTTATGCCTGCACCAAAAGGAACTGGACTTTGTGCGGGAGGAGAGATTGCAAAAATCTTAAAACTTGCAGGAATTGAAGATGTATGGTCAAAAACATTTGGTAAAACAACATCTCGAATAAACACAATCAAAGCAACACATGCTGCATTACAACAATTAATGAAAACTAAAGTTAAAGAAGGACATTATGCAAAGCTTAACATTGCAGAATAA
- a CDS encoding 50S ribosomal protein L19e: MNLTLQKKLAAIVLKCSKKKIWCDPEGIKEIKESITKDDVRKAISAGSIRAKPKRGISQGRTRKQKIQKSKGLRKGAGSRKGKPTSREPKKVSWMKKIRLQRLFIKELKTKGYLTPTNYRMLYLKTKGGFFRSKRHIKLYLDEHKLAIPKK; the protein is encoded by the coding sequence ATGAACCTAACATTACAAAAAAAACTTGCAGCAATTGTATTAAAGTGCTCTAAGAAAAAAATCTGGTGTGATCCGGAAGGAATTAAAGAGATTAAAGAATCTATTACTAAAGATGATGTTAGAAAAGCAATTAGTGCAGGTTCTATTCGAGCTAAACCTAAAAGAGGAATTAGTCAAGGAAGAACTAGAAAACAAAAAATCCAAAAAAGTAAAGGTCTTAGAAAAGGAGCGGGAAGTAGAAAAGGAAAACCAACTTCTCGAGAACCAAAAAAAGTAAGTTGGATGAAAAAAATTAGATTACAAAGATTATTTATTAAAGAATTAAAAACAAAAGGATATTTGACTCCTACTAATTATAGAATGTTATACTTAAAAACAAAAGGTGGCTTTTTTAGAAGTAAACGACACATCAAACTATATCTTGATGAGCATAAATTAGCAATACCAAAAAAATAA
- the rpl30p gene encoding 50S ribosomal protein L30 (L30 binds domain II of the 23S rRNA and the 5S rRNA; similar to eukaryotic protein L7) → MKQLVVIRLRSMIRATGDLRHANMILGLNRKNAAKLVNDTPSMRGMLQKLKDYITYGEIDSETLKLLKSTRAEVASDGTEKNCYRLHPPRGGFERKGTKKPFGIGGAAGDRKEKINDLLKRMIDL, encoded by the coding sequence ATTAAACAATTAGTTGTAATTAGACTAAGAAGTATGATTCGTGCAACTGGTGATTTAAGACATGCAAATATGATTTTAGGATTAAATAGAAAAAACGCTGCAAAACTTGTTAATGACACTCCAAGTATGAGAGGAATGTTACAAAAACTTAAAGATTATATTACTTATGGTGAAATTGATTCAGAAACATTAAAATTATTGAAATCAACAAGAGCTGAAGTAGCATCAGACGGAACTGAAAAAAATTGTTATCGTTTACATCCTCCAAGAGGTGGTTTTGAGCGAAAAGGAACTAAAAAACCGTTTGGAATTGGTGGTGCTGCTGGCGATCGAAAAGAAAAAATTAATGATTTATTAAAACGGATGATTGATTTATAA
- a CDS encoding 50S ribosomal protein L15, translating into MVVNKRKKDTRQRAGTTHGYGSMKKNRGAGHRGGRGNAGSGKRGDAKKPRYWKSKYFGKSGFHSVLRKNIVAINLRSLELSLEKFVSTGIIAKKGETYTIDLNKLGYNKLLGTGKATKKLNITVDYCSAKAQQKVEDAGGKLEILEQSVLESASESNSPEKSAEASEE; encoded by the coding sequence ATGGTTGTTAACAAAAGAAAAAAAGACACGCGACAAAGAGCTGGAACTACTCATGGTTATGGTTCAATGAAAAAGAATAGAGGCGCTGGTCATAGAGGTGGACGAGGTAATGCTGGTTCTGGAAAACGTGGAGACGCGAAAAAACCAAGATACTGGAAAAGTAAATACTTTGGAAAATCTGGATTTCATTCAGTACTTCGTAAAAATATTGTTGCAATCAACTTAAGATCACTAGAATTATCCTTAGAAAAATTTGTTTCTACTGGAATAATTGCAAAAAAAGGCGAAACATACACTATTGATTTGAATAAACTCGGATACAATAAACTTTTAGGAACTGGAAAAGCAACTAAAAAATTAAATATTACTGTGGACTATTGTAGTGCTAAAGCGCAACAAAAAGTGGAAGACGCAGGGGGAAAATTAGAAATTCTTGAACAATCTGTTCTTGAAAGCGCATCTGAGAGTAATTCGCCTGAAAAATCTGCTGAGGCCTCTGAAGAATGA
- a CDS encoding 50S ribosomal protein L32e, with product MADKETLLKLRTKLKRKKPTFLRQDAHKAMRVAKNWRKPRGLQSKMRLHKKGYCRSVEMGWSSPNAVRGLSREGLELVNISTMDLLLKLDPKNDKLIIKATVGLKKRLELLKKAVELGFAVHNYVSVEKFIQEKEDMLKKKKEITEKKKTERSGKRAAAKKDAEKKKKDAEKKDAEKAGEEKVDDNKKEKKEQDKVLISKKTQ from the coding sequence ATGGCAGACAAAGAAACCCTACTCAAATTGAGAACAAAACTCAAGAGAAAAAAACCAACTTTCCTTAGACAGGATGCTCATAAAGCAATGAGAGTTGCAAAAAATTGGAGAAAACCAAGAGGACTTCAATCAAAAATGAGACTTCATAAAAAAGGTTATTGTAGATCAGTAGAAATGGGTTGGTCAAGTCCAAATGCTGTTCGAGGTCTTAGTCGTGAAGGATTAGAATTAGTAAATATCAGCACTATGGATTTGTTATTAAAATTAGATCCTAAAAATGATAAATTAATTATTAAAGCAACTGTTGGACTTAAGAAAAGATTAGAATTACTTAAAAAAGCAGTAGAATTAGGCTTTGCAGTTCATAATTATGTAAGCGTTGAAAAGTTTATTCAAGAAAAAGAAGACATGCTTAAGAAAAAGAAAGAAATAACCGAAAAGAAAAAAACTGAGCGAAGCGGTAAACGAGCAGCAGCAAAAAAAGACGCAGAAAAAAAGAAAAAAGATGCTGAGAAAAAAGATGCTGAAAAAGCTGGCGAAGAAAAAGTTGACGATAATAAAAAAGAAAAAAAAGAACAAGATAAAGTATTAATTTCAAAAAAAACTCAGTAA
- the secY gene encoding preprotein translocase subunit SecY, giving the protein MSLYKKIVYNLPEVEGPTQKRLSFKEKLKWTLIILVVFFVMGLVPLFGLGQNALQQFEFLSIILGASFGSIISLGIGPIVTGSIVLQLLNGSGIVKFDLNSVEGKKLFQGTQKVMSIFFIIFEAAIYVFMGGLAPPAELAGTAAFFNFELMLVFQLILGGILILFMDEVVSKWGFGSGVSLFIAAGVSQSIFIRALSFLPSPTNPEIATGAIPALFQSLAAGDPQTAGLMLAAVVSTILVFVLSVYSQAMKVEIPLSFGRVRGHGIRWPLSFIYTSNIPVILVAALMANVQLFARLLQNWGHPILGEFVGNTPSSGLIYWLYAPNIIERIIQGNLTWVNIGQASVYILFMIGGCVLFSIFWVQTSGMDSRSQAKNIMSSGLQIPGFRKDQRILERLLDRYIGPLTIMGAIAVGILAAVADLSGALGNGTGILLAVMIVYKLYEEIAKQHMMDMHPMMRKFME; this is encoded by the coding sequence ATGAGTTTATACAAAAAAATAGTTTATAATTTACCTGAAGTTGAAGGACCAACTCAAAAAAGACTTTCTTTTAAAGAGAAACTTAAATGGACATTAATTATACTTGTAGTTTTCTTTGTAATGGGACTAGTACCTTTATTTGGACTAGGACAAAATGCATTACAACAATTTGAATTTTTATCAATAATTCTTGGAGCAAGTTTTGGATCAATCATAAGTTTGGGAATTGGACCAATTGTTACAGGATCAATTGTATTACAGTTACTAAATGGTTCGGGAATAGTAAAATTTGATTTGAACTCTGTTGAAGGAAAAAAACTATTTCAAGGAACACAAAAAGTAATGTCAATATTCTTTATTATATTTGAAGCTGCAATTTATGTATTCATGGGCGGTCTTGCACCACCTGCAGAACTTGCTGGAACTGCGGCTTTTTTTAATTTTGAATTAATGTTAGTATTTCAATTAATTTTAGGTGGAATCTTAATTTTATTTATGGATGAAGTAGTAAGTAAATGGGGTTTTGGAAGTGGAGTAAGTTTATTTATCGCTGCAGGAGTATCTCAGTCTATATTTATTCGAGCATTATCCTTCTTGCCAAGTCCTACTAATCCTGAAATTGCAACGGGAGCAATTCCTGCATTATTTCAAAGTCTTGCTGCGGGAGATCCACAAACTGCTGGACTTATGCTTGCAGCAGTAGTATCAACAATACTAGTATTCGTTCTTTCAGTATATTCACAAGCAATGAAAGTTGAAATTCCATTAAGTTTTGGAAGAGTAAGAGGTCATGGAATTCGTTGGCCACTAAGTTTTATTTATACTTCAAACATCCCTGTAATTTTAGTTGCAGCACTTATGGCAAACGTGCAATTATTTGCGAGATTATTACAAAATTGGGGACATCCAATTCTTGGAGAATTCGTTGGAAACACTCCTTCAAGTGGACTTATTTATTGGTTATACGCACCAAACATAATTGAACGAATAATTCAAGGAAATTTAACTTGGGTGAATATTGGTCAAGCATCAGTATATATTTTATTCATGATTGGTGGTTGTGTATTATTCAGTATATTTTGGGTTCAAACTAGTGGGATGGACTCTAGATCACAAGCAAAAAATATTATGTCTAGTGGACTACAAATTCCAGGTTTTAGAAAAGATCAAAGAATTCTAGAAAGATTACTCGACAGATATATTGGTCCATTAACAATTATGGGTGCGATTGCAGTTGGAATACTTGCCGCAGTAGCAGATTTAAGCGGAGCGCTTGGAAATGGAACTGGAATTTTACTGGCAGTAATGATTGTTTACAAATTATATGAAGAAATTGCAAAACAACACATGATGGATATGCATCCCATGATGCGAAAATTCATGGAATAA